ATTGGGATTCCTCTAATTGTTATTTTATCTCTACTATATAAGGACTCTGAGGAACCCATGAAAATTGGGGCGCTTGTTGTAAGCATTACAACCTACGAACCAAATCCGAACATTGGATTGGATGTAAAATCAGGAGGTGATTTATCATGAAATGTGTGTTTTGTGGAGGTAAGGTAGAGAAGAGAATGGTGACGTTCAGTTATGAAGAGGATGATAAATACCTCTTTGTAGAGAATGTCCCTGCTCTGGTTTGTATTAAATGCGGAGAAAAGACATATTCTCCTGAAGTTACTGATAAACTTCTCAGATTTGCAAGAGATGAGTTTAAGCCTGTGAAAACTATAGAAGTCCCTGTGTTTGATTTTGCTGAAAGAACTTAATTCTATCAAAGACACAGCGTATAACGGTGTCTCGCTCTCACGTAATTTGAAGAAGGGAAGAGGAAAACAGAAAGTAAGCCTGTCCTGAGCTTTGTCGAAGGGTTGGTTGTAACTAGAGTAAGAAATAACCCCAATACTGCGGAAATATACCATTTGGAGAGGGATAACCGCAGTAATGCAGTTATTAACTGGTATACGAAACGGCACTGAGTCCAGTAAAACTGCAACCGACCGTGATCGTGATAAAGACCATGATGATGTTTATGACATTGATGACAGTGGCAGTGATGATGATGACGATGTTGTTGTTGTTGGTGGCGGTGCCGGTGTCGACGACGACGACGATGATGATGACACCTCTGTTGCCGAATTACCCGTGGGGGGGTTACTTCATTGCTGACAGTTGTTTCGTTGGTCGTCCTTTTGCGATCTGATATATATATGAACCATTTTCTATGGCACGTAGCAAAAGAGGCCGACATTTCATGGAAATTGCTGTGGACGAGATGCCTCGTTCGAGATCGGAGCATACTGGCAAACCAGACCCACTCGTCGGTGTAGTGCTAGTGGACAAGAATGGAAAAGAACTGGCAAGGGCTCATCGAGGGAGCTTTGGCCATGGGGATCATGCTGAGTTTACGATTTTTGAAAAGCTAACATCAGACGAAGACCCTGTTGGCGGAACGTTATATGTGACACTGGAACCCTGCGCTAAACGGGAACGGCCCAAGAAACCTTGCGCTCAAAGGATCATTGAGAAGGGTGTCAAAAAAGTCGTAATCGGTATTCGCGACCCAAACCCAGAAATCTTTGGGCGTGGAGTTGATCTTCTTCATAGACACGGTGTCAAGGTCGACTATTTCGACGAAGATCTTGCCGAAGAAATCAGGAATCTCAACAAAACATTCTCAGACTTTATGAATAAGCAAAAAAAGGAATCTAAGATGCCTCCTCAGAAAATTGAAGCTCCATCACTTGAAGAACTGCGATCCGTTCCCGAAGCCGATCTCAAGGATCTGTCCTACGATGCAATACGCAAGTTTTTGAAGCGTCAGAAGCTGACTTACCCAGTTCCTTCGTTCAAACTTTGGGATTACTTTCTAAAGACAAAGTTCTTGGTCAACCGTCAAAACCGCAAAGTGCCGACGCTTGCTGGCATCGTTCTGTTTGCCAAGAATCCTGAGGTCTTCCTTCCCGAGCACAGGATTACTGCAGAACACTTCACTGGCACTCCAGAGGACGGCGTTTCAATTGAGAGAATTGGTAAAGATGGTAGATTGGACATTAAGGGTCCACTTCTGCAAATGGTCGAAATGGCTGAGCGATTCTATAAGGACAAAGTTGGCAGAGTACCGCAGCTTCGAAACTTTAAGAGAGTTGAACGTGATTATGAATATCCCATAAAAGTAATCAGAGAAGCGATCGTCAATGCGCTTGTTCATCGAGACTATGCTGTTGGAGCCCACGTTTCCTTTCGCATTTTCAGAGATAGGATTATAGTTAAAAGCCCGGGGCATCTTCTCTCTCCAAATACGATTGAGCGCATTCGGTCTTTTGATGTTATACCTGCTAGACGAAATCAACGACTTGCTGACGCAGCTTTCAACTTGAACCTAATGGAACGAGAAGGCTATGGTATTCCAATGATGCCTGATCGACTAAAAGAATATGGGCTTCGCCCGCCCGATTTTGAATATGACGGTGGGTATTTCAGCGTAATCTTCTACGGTCGGGAAAAGTCCTCACCTGCTTTCAGGATTCGACCAGAAATCAGTGAACAACTGACCTCCAGACAGATTGAGATCATTAACCTCGTCTGGGAACGAAAGAAAGTTACCAGCGAAGAAATTAGAAACAAATTCAAAATAACCAGGGAAACTGCCAATCAGGATTTCACAAAGCTCTTGGGCTTGGGGTTGCTTGTTAGAAAAGGGACAGGTAGGGCAACATACTATGTCCTCGGTCGGTTATGATAGAATGGTAATTCCTCTACTTAATTGATGGTTAGGCCTACTGGTCATCATGGTTTTCGTCAGGTTTCCGTCAGGGAATTGTCAGATAGTTATCGTCAGGTAATTGTCAGGTTTACGTCAGGTGGGAGTATAACTGTACAGTGCCGTTTCGTATAACAAACAGCCTTATGAGACTCGCTCTATTGAAAGAGAATTATTGTGCTCGTTCAATGCCGTTTGCTCCGTTTTGGTAATGAGTTGTTATAGGTCGCAAACAGCACTGCGTAAGGCTGCAAATGTTAGGCAAAATTGCCCCTTAGAAGAATACGTGATAAACATTCAGTATTTACCAATTTCACTAATATCTTGCTGGTTTTGCCGGGTTAAAGTATGGAGTAATATCATGAGAAAGAGGACCTGGATACCTACAAGGTTACTTTTTGTCATTATACTCTTCGCATTAGTCATAAGCGGAGAGGCTCTGTGGACTTTCAGCGGGGGAGATCCCAGAGGAGAGTGGGTCCTCGTAACGGAGGCAGTGGATGGCGATACTATCTCCGTAGGGCGTGGGTGGAGGTCTACCACGGTGCGTCTTATCGGTGTTGATACTCCTGAAACAGTTCACCCGGAAAAACCTGTCGAATTTTTAGGTCCAGGGGCCTCGGAGTTTACGAAGAAGCAACTGGAAGGGAAAAAGGTGTATCTCGAATTTGAGCCTTCTAATTATTATGATAAATACGGGCGTCTGCTTGCCTATGTGGTTATTCAGGACGGTACGCTTTTCAATGTTGAACTAATCAAACAAGGGTATGCTCGTGTTATTGCTCCTTCCCCGTTCCATCGGTATAAAGAGTTCCGTAGCTATGAACAAGAGGCACGGGTAAAGGGGTTGGGTCTTTGGGCTGCAAAGGATATTTGTAGAGAGATTATCGGTAACAGGTTGTCGAAGATATATCGTCTTCCTGGTGATGCTGGCTATGGCCGGATTAAGGAGGAAAACCGGGTCTACTTTGATACGGAGGAGGGGGCAATAAAGGCAGGGTATCGACGAGCGAAGAGGTAAGGGCGTATCAAGCAATTTAACTAGGTACGAGAGAGTGGTTGTGAATCTGCAATTAAAAAGGTAACTGTGTTTGGTTTTATTTTCTTTCCTAAGGCTACCCCTTGTTCAACCTCCGCTGATTCCATTACCCTCGGATATGGAGTTCTAGGATCATCATACTTCCGATGTACCCTACCACCCCTTCTTTCTTTAGATTTCAGTTTTATCACTGGTTGAAAAAAATTCTTGTAAACCCTCAGCTCGTTCATATATAAATTATGAACTGTTCAGTTCTTGCCCTATAAATTCAAGGGCTCCATGGTTTGTAGGTGATTTTATGAATTCTATCTAGAGAGAATGCTACAGATCTAGATAGCTTCTCACCGTATTCCGCTATCCATTCTGGAGGAGCAGCGCTATAAAAATAACTAAGGGTCATCCATTCACCACCACTAACTATTCCACCATCAATAACATTAACTAAGAAGGTTGTCATATCACCAGCGTCCATTGCATTTATCACCTTGCAGTCGGCGAAGGAGTGAGCATCCCCAAGAATGGGGCTTCCCGACATTCCGAAGCTAAATGTTACGTCTTCCAGCTTTTTTCTATCTCTACCGGTGTAAAATCCGAAGTTTCTTACCAAACCGATCTGATCTTTTCTTAATAAATGAACCGCGAGGGATTTACTGTTTATTATGAATTCGTGTGTATAATTCCCCTTCCAGATGCCTACTATTAACCTGGGTAAGGTGTGAACGATAGATGCCGTGATCACTGTAACTGCAATCTGCGCATTCACTTTGCCTTGCCAGGAGCTTGTAATTGCGACAACTGGCGCTAAAGTCCAAAAGGCCCCTGCTACCGAGCTTCCGTCTTCTTTACTCATACTTAATCCTTTTTGCATTTGAATAACAATCTTAAATCATTAATCATTAGCAAAATTTGAACAGCAATCGCTACATAATTTTCCAGCTTATGAGTAGAATATTAGTTTTCAATGATAACACATCAACCACTTTTTGAGAATATTTTCATCGTTAATTAAGAGTTTTATGGGTTAAAAGAGTCATTTTCATACCCGATAGAATGAATATTTCTTTGAAAAATCGTTGAAAAATCTCTTGACTTACATTGTAAAATAATGTAAAAATCATATGTATAACGTCAAGAAGAAAATACCATTATACAGATAAGATGAGATAAAACTTGGAGGTTGATTCATGAAAGAAAAGATTTTTTCCGTTGTTGTTTTAATAGTTTTTGCCCTCTCTATTTACGTGACTGGTTGTGCTAATAGCAATAAGGAGCTCGAAGATGCTGAGGCCGCACTAGAAGCAGCGAGGCAGGCGGGTGCTCCCGAGCTTGCACCGGCTGAATACGAAGCGGCACAAGAGCTCATCAATAGAGCGAAAGAAATGATGGCCGCTGGGAGGCATAAAGAAGCTCGTGACTTATTGGTAGACGCTCGATATAAAGCTATTGAAGCAAAGGGGAAGGCAGAAAGTGCTGCGGCCAGGGGAGCCATGAGCAGTGCCGAATCACAGGCGTTAGAGGAGGAGC
The Thermodesulfobacteriota bacterium DNA segment above includes these coding regions:
- a CDS encoding flavin reductase family protein, encoding MSKEDGSSVAGAFWTLAPVVAITSSWQGKVNAQIAVTVITASIVHTLPRLIVGIWKGNYTHEFIINSKSLAVHLLRKDQIGLVRNFGFYTGRDRKKLEDVTFSFGMSGSPILGDAHSFADCKVINAMDAGDMTTFLVNVIDGGIVSGGEWMTLSYFYSAAPPEWIAEYGEKLSRSVAFSLDRIHKITYKPWSP
- a CDS encoding thermonuclease family protein, whose translation is MRKRTWIPTRLLFVIILFALVISGEALWTFSGGDPRGEWVLVTEAVDGDTISVGRGWRSTTVRLIGVDTPETVHPEKPVEFLGPGASEFTKKQLEGKKVYLEFEPSNYYDKYGRLLAYVVIQDGTLFNVELIKQGYARVIAPSPFHRYKEFRSYEQEARVKGLGLWAAKDICREIIGNRLSKIYRLPGDAGYGRIKEENRVYFDTEEGAIKAGYRRAKR
- a CDS encoding ATP-binding protein codes for the protein MEIAVDEMPRSRSEHTGKPDPLVGVVLVDKNGKELARAHRGSFGHGDHAEFTIFEKLTSDEDPVGGTLYVTLEPCAKRERPKKPCAQRIIEKGVKKVVIGIRDPNPEIFGRGVDLLHRHGVKVDYFDEDLAEEIRNLNKTFSDFMNKQKKESKMPPQKIEAPSLEELRSVPEADLKDLSYDAIRKFLKRQKLTYPVPSFKLWDYFLKTKFLVNRQNRKVPTLAGIVLFAKNPEVFLPEHRITAEHFTGTPEDGVSIERIGKDGRLDIKGPLLQMVEMAERFYKDKVGRVPQLRNFKRVERDYEYPIKVIREAIVNALVHRDYAVGAHVSFRIFRDRIIVKSPGHLLSPNTIERIRSFDVIPARRNQRLADAAFNLNLMEREGYGIPMMPDRLKEYGLRPPDFEYDGGYFSVIFYGREKSSPAFRIRPEISEQLTSRQIEIINLVWERKKVTSEEIRNKFKITRETANQDFTKLLGLGLLVRKGTGRATYYVLGRL
- a CDS encoding YgiT-type zinc finger protein, with translation MKCVFCGGKVEKRMVTFSYEEDDKYLFVENVPALVCIKCGEKTYSPEVTDKLLRFARDEFKPVKTIEVPVFDFAERT